In Geotalea uraniireducens, one genomic interval encodes:
- a CDS encoding succinate dehydrogenase cytochrome b subunit encodes MQLLTSNVGRKVLMAITGQFLVLFIVIHMLGNSSIFIPGGINAYAEHLHSLPPLVWGFRGIILVVAAIHIIFGVQLSLENRAANADSYAVKNLKRATLSSLSMLYTGLLLLTFIIYHLLQFTIHATPDVVMGIDAQGRPDVFHMVVGSFQHGIIAFIYIAAMVTLFMHLAHGIQSFFQTMGWNNDKTLPVIGKIGKVVAVVLLLGYASIPLFIVSGILKG; translated from the coding sequence ATGCAATTGTTAACGAGCAATGTGGGAAGAAAAGTTTTGATGGCGATTACGGGACAGTTCCTCGTACTGTTCATCGTCATCCATATGCTTGGGAATTCTTCCATCTTCATCCCGGGGGGGATCAACGCGTATGCCGAGCATCTGCATAGCCTGCCGCCTCTCGTGTGGGGGTTCCGCGGCATCATCCTTGTTGTTGCGGCAATCCACATTATTTTCGGTGTGCAGCTGAGCCTCGAGAACCGGGCCGCTAATGCCGACAGCTATGCGGTGAAGAACCTGAAACGGGCCACGCTGTCCAGCCTGAGCATGCTCTATACCGGGCTGCTGCTGCTTACCTTCATCATCTATCACTTGCTCCAGTTTACCATCCATGCTACTCCCGATGTCGTTATGGGGATTGATGCACAGGGCCGCCCCGACGTCTTCCATATGGTGGTCGGCAGCTTCCAGCATGGCATCATCGCCTTCATCTACATTGCTGCCATGGTGACGTTGTTCATGCATCTTGCCCACGGCATCCAGAGCTTCTTTCAGACGATGGGGTGGAACAACGACAAGACACTTCCGGTTATCGGCAAGATCGGCAAGGTTGTGGCGGTAGTCCTGCTGCTGGGCTATGCGTCGATCCCGCTCTTCATCGTTTCCGGCATTCTGAAAGGTTAG
- a CDS encoding fumarate reductase/succinate dehydrogenase flavoprotein subunit has product MILDGKCPTGPIEKTWDKHRFDMKLVNPANKRKYKIIVVGTGLAGGAAAASLGELGYNVEAFCYQDSPRRAHSIAAQGGINAAKNYPNDGDSIYRLFYDTIKGGDFRAREADVWRLAQVSNNIIDQCVAQGVPFARDYAGYLDNRSFGGAQVSRTFYARGQTGQQLLLGAYSALARQIKAGTVKMFPRTEMLDLIVVDGEAKGITIRDMITGEIRTHVADAVVLCTGGYVNVFYLSTNAMGCSVTAIWKAHKKGAFLANPCYTQIHPTCIPQHGEHQSKLTLMSESLRNDGRCWVPKKHGDHRAPGEIPEEDRDYYLERKYPSFGNLAPRDIASRAAKEQCDDNRGVGPGGRGVYLDFAASIKRLSEDTIRERYGNLFEMYEKITDENAYKVPMRIYPAPHYSMGGLWVDYNCESNVPGLFVLGEANFSVHGANRLGASALMQGLADGYFVIPYTIANYLAKTSPGKVKADNAECKKSVEDVNNNLKRLMSMNGKRTPSDFHRELGKIMWENVGMARSEQSLKTALQEIPKLREEFWKNLKVSGSGADFNQQLENAGRVADFFEFAELMTRDALHRNESCGGHFRVEHQMPDGEAKRDDENYCYVGAWEFKGVDKEPELHKEPLKFDNVHLAIRSYK; this is encoded by the coding sequence GTGATACTCGACGGTAAATGTCCGACAGGACCAATTGAGAAAACGTGGGATAAGCACCGCTTTGACATGAAGCTGGTAAACCCCGCGAACAAGCGTAAGTATAAAATCATCGTCGTTGGTACCGGCCTTGCCGGTGGCGCTGCCGCTGCATCCCTCGGGGAGCTCGGCTACAACGTCGAAGCTTTCTGCTATCAGGACAGCCCGCGGCGTGCCCACAGTATCGCCGCCCAGGGTGGGATCAACGCCGCCAAGAACTATCCCAATGACGGTGACAGCATCTACCGGTTGTTCTACGACACGATCAAGGGTGGCGACTTCCGCGCCCGTGAGGCTGACGTCTGGCGTCTGGCCCAGGTGTCGAACAACATTATCGACCAATGCGTCGCCCAGGGTGTTCCCTTCGCCCGCGATTATGCCGGTTACCTCGATAACCGCTCCTTCGGTGGCGCTCAGGTGTCCCGGACGTTCTACGCCCGCGGGCAGACGGGCCAGCAGCTGCTGCTCGGCGCCTATTCGGCCCTGGCCCGCCAGATCAAGGCCGGAACGGTCAAGATGTTCCCCCGGACCGAGATGCTCGATCTGATCGTTGTCGATGGTGAGGCCAAAGGGATTACCATCCGCGACATGATCACCGGCGAAATCCGTACCCATGTTGCTGACGCCGTCGTACTCTGCACCGGCGGTTACGTCAACGTGTTCTACCTCTCCACCAACGCCATGGGGTGCAGCGTTACCGCCATCTGGAAAGCGCACAAGAAAGGGGCGTTCTTAGCCAACCCCTGCTACACCCAGATCCACCCGACCTGCATTCCGCAGCACGGCGAGCATCAGTCGAAACTGACGCTGATGTCCGAGTCGCTTCGGAACGACGGCCGTTGCTGGGTGCCGAAAAAGCATGGCGATCATCGGGCGCCGGGCGAAATCCCCGAAGAGGACCGCGACTACTATCTTGAGCGGAAGTATCCTTCCTTCGGTAACCTCGCACCTCGTGACATCGCCTCCCGGGCAGCTAAAGAGCAGTGCGACGACAACCGTGGTGTCGGACCGGGCGGCCGGGGCGTGTACCTCGACTTTGCCGCCTCCATCAAGCGCCTCAGCGAGGACACCATCCGCGAGCGGTACGGCAACCTGTTCGAAATGTATGAGAAGATCACCGACGAGAACGCCTACAAGGTGCCGATGCGCATTTACCCTGCACCGCACTACTCGATGGGTGGCCTCTGGGTCGACTACAACTGCGAAAGCAACGTCCCCGGTCTGTTCGTCCTCGGTGAGGCGAACTTCTCGGTCCACGGGGCGAACCGCCTCGGCGCCAGCGCCCTCATGCAGGGCCTTGCCGACGGTTACTTCGTCATTCCGTACACCATCGCCAACTATCTGGCGAAGACCTCTCCGGGCAAGGTGAAGGCCGATAATGCCGAGTGCAAGAAGTCGGTTGAGGATGTTAACAACAACCTCAAGAGACTGATGTCGATGAACGGCAAGCGGACCCCCAGCGATTTCCACCGTGAGCTGGGCAAGATCATGTGGGAAAACGTCGGGATGGCCCGTAGCGAGCAAAGCCTCAAGACCGCCCTGCAGGAGATTCCGAAACTCCGCGAAGAGTTCTGGAAGAACCTCAAGGTCAGCGGCAGCGGCGCCGACTTCAACCAGCAGCTGGAAAATGCCGGCCGGGTGGCGGATTTCTTCGAATTTGCCGAACTGATGACACGCGACGCGCTCCATCGCAACGAGTCGTGCGGCGGCCACTTCCGTGTCGAACACCAGATGCCTGATGGCGAAGCCAAGCGGGACGACGAGAACTACTGCTACGTCGGGGCCTGGGAGTTCAAAGGGGTCGACAAGGAGCCTGAACTGCACAAGGAGCCGCTGAAATTCGATAATGTCCATCTGGCGATAAGGAGCTACAAATAA
- a CDS encoding succinate dehydrogenase/fumarate reductase iron-sulfur subunit, translated as MSHENTMTLTLHVWRQKGPKEPGKFETYEAKNVSPDQSFLEMLDEVNEELILKGQEPIAFDHDCREGICGMCSQVINGIPHGGLERTTVCQLHMRMFKNGDAIYIEPWRARAFPVIKDLVVDRGALDKIIQAGGYTSAHTGGVADGNALLIPKDVADYAMDAAECIGCGACVAACPNGSAMLFTSAKVAQLAVQPQGKAEAARRVTAMTEELKDQGFGNCTNHYECQAACPKGVDVKFIAKLNREYLKALFK; from the coding sequence ATGAGCCACGAAAATACAATGACTCTTACTCTCCATGTTTGGCGGCAGAAGGGGCCGAAGGAACCGGGAAAGTTCGAAACCTACGAGGCGAAGAACGTCAGCCCGGACCAGTCGTTCCTCGAAATGCTCGATGAGGTCAACGAAGAACTGATCCTGAAAGGCCAGGAGCCGATCGCGTTTGACCACGACTGCCGGGAAGGGATCTGCGGCATGTGTTCCCAGGTCATCAACGGCATCCCTCATGGCGGCCTGGAGCGGACCACGGTCTGCCAGCTGCACATGCGGATGTTCAAGAACGGTGATGCCATCTATATTGAGCCGTGGCGTGCCCGTGCCTTCCCCGTCATCAAGGACTTGGTCGTCGACCGGGGTGCCCTTGACAAGATCATCCAGGCTGGGGGCTACACCTCGGCGCATACGGGTGGTGTTGCCGACGGCAATGCACTGCTCATTCCGAAGGACGTGGCTGATTACGCCATGGACGCCGCCGAGTGCATCGGCTGCGGGGCCTGCGTTGCCGCCTGCCCCAACGGTTCGGCAATGCTCTTCACCTCGGCCAAGGTGGCCCAGCTTGCGGTGCAGCCGCAAGGGAAGGCCGAAGCTGCTCGCCGTGTAACGGCGATGACCGAGGAGCTCAAGGACCAGGGCTTCGGCAACTGTACGAACCACTATGAGTGCCAGGCTGCCTGCCCCAAAGGGGTTGACGTGAAGTTCATTGCTAAGTTGAACAGGGAATATCTGAAAGCATTGTTCAAATAG
- the cas6 gene encoding CRISPR system precrRNA processing endoribonuclease RAMP protein Cas6: protein MFTFELAVLGGAIQHLDAFVAALHALLPGRTEQEGRGIALEKIVTVGCSGEEQELAWDKLGRRLRTPPILLTLADLLAARIGGGDRLQLEWLTPAKLQHEGAVLREFAVSVFFRALLRRISSLAFHYCDGEFAVDYKWLAAQSAKIVERDDTIRWTAWGGGRDAKLSGLLGTTVLCGELEEFLPFLVAGELFHLGKGASFGLGQYRLRDCSR, encoded by the coding sequence ATGTTCACGTTTGAGCTGGCAGTTCTCGGTGGGGCAATCCAACATCTCGATGCCTTTGTGGCTGCGCTGCATGCCCTCTTGCCGGGGCGCACGGAGCAGGAAGGCCGGGGCATCGCGCTGGAGAAAATCGTCACGGTCGGTTGTTCCGGGGAAGAGCAGGAGTTGGCTTGGGATAAGCTGGGAAGGCGTTTGCGGACCCCGCCGATACTCCTGACGCTGGCCGACCTCCTTGCTGCCCGAATTGGCGGCGGTGACCGCCTGCAACTTGAATGGCTGACGCCAGCGAAGCTGCAACACGAAGGAGCGGTATTGCGGGAGTTTGCCGTCTCAGTATTCTTCAGGGCCTTGCTGCGCCGAATTTCGTCTTTGGCTTTTCATTATTGCGACGGTGAGTTCGCTGTCGATTACAAGTGGCTTGCCGCGCAAAGTGCGAAGATCGTCGAGCGCGACGACACAATCCGCTGGACCGCTTGGGGCGGCGGGCGGGACGCAAAATTAAGCGGCCTGCTCGGTACTACGGTTCTGTGTGGAGAATTAGAGGAGTTCCTGCCTTTTCTCGTGGCCGGCGAGTTATTCCACCTCGGCAAAGGAGCGTCGTTCGGCCTCGGCCAGTACCGGCTCCGGGATTGCTCCCGGTAA